A stretch of Vigna angularis cultivar LongXiaoDou No.4 chromosome 4, ASM1680809v1, whole genome shotgun sequence DNA encodes these proteins:
- the LOC108330667 gene encoding GATA transcription factor 25 isoform X2 has protein sequence MYDPMNQIVPAEDNDASDQHIHYSSHSIENVGAIVEHVSADSLYVPPPEISIHDSSQLTLSFRGQVYVFDAVTPDKVQAVLLLLGGSELTSGSQCAEELSPQNHAGAAEFPARCSLPQRVASLNRFRQKRKERCFDKKVRYSVRQEVALRMHRNKGQFTSSKKQDGANSWGSDQESGQEAVQSETSCTHCGTSSKSTPMMRRGPSGPRSLCNACGLFWANRGTLRDLSKRNQELSLVPLEQEMR, from the exons ATGTACGATCCCATGAACCAGATCGTTCCCGCCGAAGACAACGACGCCTCTGACCAACACATCCATTACAGCTCCCACAGTATAGAAAACGTTGGCGCCATCGTCGAACACGTTTCCGCCGACTCCCTTTACGTTCCACCCCCTGAAATCTCTATCCACGATTCTAGCCAGCTCACGCTCTCGTTTCGGGGCCAAGTCTATGTCTTCGATGCCGTCACACCTGATAAG GTCCAAGCAGTTTTATTGCTCTTAGGAGGAAGTGAACTAACTTCGGGCTCGCAATGTGCGGAGGAACTATCCCCTCAAAATCATGCG GGTGCAGCAGAATTTCCTGCAAGATGCAGTCTACCACAGCGAGTAGCATCGTTGAATAGGTTCCGTCAGAAGAGGAAAGAGCGGTGCTTTGATAAGAAAGTTAGATATAGTGTACGTCAAGAAGTTGCACTCAG GATGCATCGTAACAAGGGTCAATTTACTTCATCTAAGAAACAAGATGGAGCTAATAGTTGGGGTTCAGACCAAGAGTCAGGACAGGAGGCTGTTCAATCTGAAACCTC TTGTACGCATTGTGGAACAAGTTCAAAATCCACTCCAATGATGCGAAGGGGGCCCTCTGGTCCAAGGTCACTTTGCAATGCTTGCGGGCTTTTTTGGGCAAACAGG GGCACTTTGAGGGATCTTTCTAAGAGAAACCAAGAACTCTCTCTTGTGCCACTTGAGCAG gaaatgagataa
- the LOC108330667 gene encoding GATA transcription factor 25 isoform X1, with protein MYDPMNQIVPAEDNDASDQHIHYSSHSIENVGAIVEHVSADSLYVPPPEISIHDSSQLTLSFRGQVYVFDAVTPDKVQAVLLLLGGSELTSGSQCAEELSPQNHAGAAEFPARCSLPQRVASLNRFRQKRKERCFDKKVRYSVRQEVALRMHRNKGQFTSSKKQDGANSWGSDQESGQEAVQSETSCTHCGTSSKSTPMMRRGPSGPRSLCNACGLFWANRGTLRDLSKRNQELSLVPLEQVGVGNNNDLDCGSIIPAQHDNHVNDNKALVSDR; from the exons ATGTACGATCCCATGAACCAGATCGTTCCCGCCGAAGACAACGACGCCTCTGACCAACACATCCATTACAGCTCCCACAGTATAGAAAACGTTGGCGCCATCGTCGAACACGTTTCCGCCGACTCCCTTTACGTTCCACCCCCTGAAATCTCTATCCACGATTCTAGCCAGCTCACGCTCTCGTTTCGGGGCCAAGTCTATGTCTTCGATGCCGTCACACCTGATAAG GTCCAAGCAGTTTTATTGCTCTTAGGAGGAAGTGAACTAACTTCGGGCTCGCAATGTGCGGAGGAACTATCCCCTCAAAATCATGCG GGTGCAGCAGAATTTCCTGCAAGATGCAGTCTACCACAGCGAGTAGCATCGTTGAATAGGTTCCGTCAGAAGAGGAAAGAGCGGTGCTTTGATAAGAAAGTTAGATATAGTGTACGTCAAGAAGTTGCACTCAG GATGCATCGTAACAAGGGTCAATTTACTTCATCTAAGAAACAAGATGGAGCTAATAGTTGGGGTTCAGACCAAGAGTCAGGACAGGAGGCTGTTCAATCTGAAACCTC TTGTACGCATTGTGGAACAAGTTCAAAATCCACTCCAATGATGCGAAGGGGGCCCTCTGGTCCAAGGTCACTTTGCAATGCTTGCGGGCTTTTTTGGGCAAACAGG GGCACTTTGAGGGATCTTTCTAAGAGAAACCAAGAACTCTCTCTTGTGCCACTTGAGCAG GTTGGTGTGGGTAATAATAATGACTTGGACTGTGGGAGCATTATCCCTGCACAACATGACAATCATGTTAATGATAACAAAGCTTTGGTATCTGATCGTTGA